TCTGGTGAGGTTGAGCCAGGCTGGTGACCAGACCTACAAATCCCCGGGTTGTTTTTTGTGTCTGGCAGGAACGCCCTGGTCTGCAGCCATGATCACCTGACTCTTTTCTTGACCTTGGTGTCTGGGCTGGAGTTTATTCGCTTCGACCTGGATCTGGTGAGACACCTTGGCTCTTGATACTGGTAGGAGGAGGGCGGGGAGGACTTCATTTTTCTAGTCCATCTGGAGCTTGTTGGGTGTGGCTGATCTTGGCAACACCTGTTTGTTCAGATAAAGGACTTTTAGGGTCAGTGGGATTGGCTGGAAAGGGGTTTTCTCTAGACGTATACTCACGGCCAGGATTCCTGCTTcagtgtcttctggcctctacacacctGGGGAAAAGCCACATAGCCTCAAGTGTCTTCGCTCAGAGGGACTCACCTTTGTGTCTAAGACATGAGTGTCTGAGAGGTACAGGACAAATCCTTGGGATCCTGACAGGCATTCTTGGCTCTGTGCTTCTCCATAGGAGCTCTTAACCCCTCTTCCAATTCTCACGCTTCCTTTACACCCGTACACTGAGCAGACTTTCCCATGGCCACAGGGCTCACTTCCTAAGACTCTACCTACCCCCCAGGTGCCTAAAATCACAGATGGTACCAAACCCTGTATATGCTGTGGctctacacatatacatatatacatgatatggatatatatatatatatttcaaatgtatATTCATCATACATATATGTCTAATAaagtttaatttgtaaattaGGCACGGGCTAatttacaatttaattttaagagaatgtacttttcttgcagaggacctgagtttagttgcCAGAACATTTGTATGACAagtagttcacaaccacctgtaaccccagtgccaggGGACTCTGACGCCCTCTTTTGGTCACTGAGAGTATTGCACTCAGAAGTGCACATACCTCAACGCAGAAACATATAAACACTTAATTATAAAATCTTAAattgcacacctttattcccggcacttgggaggtagaggcaggcagatctctgagtttgaagccaacctacatagagaaaccctgtcctgaaaaaaaaaaaaagaaactaataaaagcTAAGAGATAACAATAGTAGCAAAATAGGACAATTATAACAATATAAGTgttttggatttaaaaaaaaaacttttgagtTTTATGGGCAAAtcaggaggatcagagttcaaagtcatATTCAGCTGTATAGTAAAGTCAAGCCCAGCCCGAGATTCATGAAATCCCATTGGAAatgcaacagcaacagcaacaaaaacaggGGCTAATGAtttgactcagtggataaaaacacttgccacacaaacctgTCCTCCCAAGTTCAATACCCAGATCCtacataaaagtggaaggagagaaccaactccacaaaactgtctctgatctccacacaaaTCCTGAGGCATGTGTATGCTCTCCCAACCACCACTACACATACAtcatgtacacaaaataataaaagataaataatttttttattgagacaggacagagatccatctgcctctgcctcccaagtactgggattaaaggtgtgcaccacatgcctAGCTCcaaaaaattttgaaaacttaTCAATTGTTTTATTTCTGGAAGTTCCCATTTAATATTTCCAGACGAGAGTAACAAGCCATAGACAGCAAAACAGGAAGCCTGAGGGAATGCCTGTACAAGGACAATACTGACCCCAAAGAGGCCCGAGCATCTCATAGGCCTGGGTTCCTCAAGATTAGTGTAACCACCCCATCCTGATCACACCCTTCCCTGCTCCCTGCCCCAACAGGCTGAAGGTGGGATTTGGCAGTGGTAGAAACCAGAGAAAGTCAGATTCTAGTGCTGAGAGCTGTCAGGGAGATGTTAGCTGCTCTAATTGGATTCCCAGggctctttttccttccctttttgagGTGCTGATGGTGGGACCCAGCTGGACATGCATTCAGTCAAGTGACGGACGCACTGCTGACACCCATCACATCCAAAGCTTCAGAACTGTTTCCTTACCGCTTGGGGCAGTTACTTACTAATTAACTCCAGAAGCACATTGATTTCCCTAAGAAAagagagtgtggtgtgtgtgtgtgtgtgtgtgtgtgtgtggtgtgagtctgtgtctgtgtgtgtgagtctgtgtgtgtgtgtgtgtgtgtgtgtgtgtgtgtgtgtgtgtgtgtgtgtgtgtctgtgtgtgtgtgtgtgtgtgtgtgtgtgtgtgtgtgtgtgtgtgtgtgtgtgtgtgtgtgtggtctgtgtctgtgtgtctgtgtgtgtgtgtgtctgtgtgtgtgtgtctgtgtgtgtgtgagtctgtgtgtgtgtgtctgtgtgtgtgtgtgtgtgtgtgtgtgtgtgtgtgtgtgtgtgtgtgtgtctctgtgtgtgtgatccCCATCGTCCTTCCCATCCTGGTGATTGCTTTCCCATTGTTTGCCGGCTACCCCAAGGCAACAcccacccctttcttcctcttctctctccccaggaTGCCCCTTACTTAGATCTGGCCCCCTACATGCCTGACTACTATAAACCTCAGTACCTGTTGGACTTCGAAGACCGTCTTCCCAGCTCAGTCCATGGCTCAGACAGCCTGTCCCTCAACTCCTTCAACTCTGTCACCTCCACCAACCTGGAATGGGATGACAGTGCTATTGCCCCATCTAGTGAGGGTAAGTGGCCCCGGAGCAAAAGGAGCTAGACCTGTGCCCTGAGGTGGCCTCTGGAGCCTCCTAAGCCTGGCTGAGTGGCAATGTCTTTCTGGTGTTTGGGATTTGCAATTGAACCTTTCTAACTTTTCCAGAAGTTTCTAGCCTCATGCCCAGGGTCAGTCTTCTGCGTTGGAAACTCTTGCCCTAGTCAGGGCTGAGCATCAGCTGCCTGGGGAAGCTTGTCCTGCAGCAGGTTCTGTGCAGAGGCTGCACAagcccaggagagagagaggcaggccaTCTGAGGGGGCAGGAATCCTCATGGCTTCTTGGGCAGGGCAGTCCCTCCTAGTGCTCCTCCAGAGATGGCTGACCTGTTCcccctgaaactgacaagctgtGGGTGGCCTTTCAGCTCAGCTCAGTTGCTAGAAACTCTGGCTTTCCTCAGACCTTAGGTGTTGCCCCACTTCTGTTTTGAGCTAGTCTTCCTTCTTGTGATCTCATTCACTCACCTCCTGGGAGGTGGACTCAGAGGACACGCTTAGCTCCCCTGGTCGCCTCCCCTGAGACCTGACCTTCTCattccttgtttctgtttctgtttgtgcCATGGGTCATGTGTCCCACTTTCAGACTTACGTCAGCAAGATTTGCAGTGCAGGAGCTggcagtgtagctcagtgggtggAGCACTGGTGTAGCGTATGTGAAACCCTAGGCTCAATCCCCGCCACTGTATAAATCCAAGCTTGTGGCCAATGAGATGGTCTAGTGGCTAAAAAGCACCTGCCACACCACCCAAACCTGACGACCTGACTGATCCTGGGAACCCACCATGCAAGGAGAGGACCTGAAGGTTGTCCTTTGgtctccacaaacacacactgtgaCACATTCACACCTGTGCCTAtgcatcacacatcacacacacacacacacacacacacacacacactacacacacacattacacacacacacacacactacacacacacattacacacacacacacacattacacacacacacactacacacacacacacacacacacacattacacagacacacacattacacacacacacacactacacacacacacacattacacacactacacacacattacacacacacacacacactacacacacacacactacacacacacacattacacacacacacacacacacacacacacacacacacacacacacactgggcatgatgggcacatctgtaatcccagcacttaagtagagtcaggaggatcagaagttctggGTCGTTCTCTactatgtagcaagttcaagaccagccttggctacatgataAATGTTTCCAAAactgataataataaaaatacttacaTTGCTTATTTGCTTATAGGACAAGTAAAGCAGCCACTGGGTCTCCTTGGGTGGGCCTCATGGGCTATCCTGGAGGAGGAGTCAGAGGGGCAGGCCTTGAAGAAGCGGCCAGGCCATCCATGGATGGAGGTTATACTGTCTGGTTCTAGCCAGAGGACAGCACCTCATTACCCCGATGGCCACAGGGGGAGGAAAGCCAAGAGACTCAGGTTCTTGTGAGACAGAACAGGCTCTGGGTTAGGAAGGCGTGGCCCTCAGGTCAGCCGAGGTCACAGTGGGCTGTTAGACAACATGTACGagtttctccctctttcttctccccatgTCTCCCTCCTTCCACTGCCCGTTTCTAATCTTGAGTTTTGTCCCTCGTTTTTATAGATTATGATTTTGGAGATGTGTTTCCAGCAGTGCCGTCTGTACCCAGCACAGACTGGGAAGGTGGGACAGAGTCCTCTGTGACCCTCTTTTCCTGTTTTGCAACGTTTCCACGCCGGGCTTTCTGCATGTTTCAAAATCAGCTCCTTATTACTTATAACAATGCCCATGGTCATAATGACGCCGCAGCTGGTGTTGGAGTAGGTGGAATTCTGCAGGAGGGGAACTTGGCCTTTAGCTAGCCCAGGAGTCCTGCTCTCAGCGAGCATTCCTGCCCTTCCACGGGGGCCTCAGGAGTCATTAAGCGTCTGTTGCACAGACACCAGGCCACCTCCTGATATCAGTCCCAGTTGTTATACTAATGGTATATGTGTGACCTGGCTGAGTGCAGAAACCTGTGGGAGAGGAGTGATGCCCTGAGATACAGGGATGGTAAACTCCCATCTACCACAGGAGCTTCCAGGGGAAAGATGGAGACTTGGTCCTTTCAGGCTCTCCCTAATGGACTGAGATCCAAGTGAGGAAACTGCCCAGGCAGAGCTGAAACTCCCTACAGGgaggagccagcaagatggtttggcaagtaaaggagcttgccaccaagcataACCACTTGAATTCTTTCCCTGGAagccacatggtgggaggagagaactgtcATCCCCAAatggcctctgacctctatgtaCACAGGATCCTCTTGACCgctgtgtacacacacagcatcctctgacctctgtgtacacacacagcatcctctgacctctgtgtacacacacagcattctctgacctctgtgtacacacacagcatcctctgacctctgtgtacacacacagcattctctgacctctgtgtacacacacagcatcctctgacctctgtgtacacacacagcattctctgacctctgtgtacacacacagcatcctctgacctctgtgtacacacacagcattctctgacctctgtgtacacacacagcatcctctgacctctgtgtacacacacagcattctctgacctctacatacatgcataaGCATGCCCCACCTCATAAATGAGTCAATGTGAAAGCCTCTGATGAGGAGATTCTCTTAGGAGTTTTAAAGCAGTTAAGCTTTCTACTCTGTCCACTGGGCATCAGCATTTTGGGAggtattttttttctgcctgtggCTTGGACAAATTCACACAGGGACTCCCAGGTTGCAGGGCTTACTCCAAGTGGGGTTTCAGTTTGATACAGTAAATGCTTGCTCCTAACTATGAGGCTGTCCCAGACTCCCTTCCCAAAGAGCTCCTGCCCCAGGCACCCCTTCTTGCCTGAGGTGGGGTTCCCCCTGAGGGTGACCTGAGCAGTGGACAAGAGCTGATGTTTCTCAGGTGATATGAGTGTGAGAGACATGGGCTCCAACACTGAGAGGTGGATTGTGTCGCTCGGCTAAGAAGGTAGCTCTGAGGAGTATGTTTGAGTGCAGGTAGTGTGAGCCCCGGAATTCCACCTAACATCTATTCTCCTCTCGGCCTCTTCTGAAGCATAATGTCGGCCTTGGTTTTTCCCTCTGGCTCTAACCACTAACCCTTTCCTGACACACTTTTTACAGTCACTTAACAGGCAGGCCATGACCTCTGACCTTCCTCCACAGCCCTGTATATCTTGCCCAGAAACTAATAGCCCAGCTTGCTCaggctgggctgggcctaggcagGGTTATAGTCATCGCAACAGTGACTCTCCAAGTTCCTCAGCACTAAGGCACCACTGTCTCCTTGAGCCTGGAGGAAAGCAAGACTTGGGAGGCAACTCCAAACTTGGGGTCCTGTGCAGGACTGGGTAGGGTGATCCATGGTCCTCTCTATAAATTGGTAGGCACCCAGACACCTACCATGTCCTGGGGTTTGTTCACTCACCTCCCATGACCCCTCCCACAAGCAGCTACCAGTGCTGCGGGGACAAAGGAGTTGACATCTCTATCCCTGTGGGAGCCCTCTGTGGGGGTTGGAAGGCATGGCTTCCTTCTGATAGCTAGACTCCAATCAGGAAAACTGAAGAATGTCCCTAGCATGTACCTGACAGAGATGTCATTTCTTTTAACCattcctgaggcaggagaatggctgATTGtcccaggccagacagggctacatagtaagacacacacacccaatctcaaaatgataaaaatgagaaaatacaaccacataaaaaaaaaaaaaacagagaaacaaagttcTGTGTCAGGCAGCAGGCCCCAGGCCTTCCGGTGTGCTTAGGGAAGCATGTTCTTTCCTCTTCTGCACAGGTAATGGCCAGCAAGATGTGCACATGCCAACTACTAGAGTATGAGTGGCCATTAGCCTTCACCCAGGTAGTCCCACCAGCTGGTCCCAGGCCTCAGCTCTCTGCCTGGGCAGTTCCCATCTGCCACCAGATAAATAGCCCCCTGTACTCCCCAGGATGGTGCTCCCGTGATGGTGCTCCCCATATGCCTATTCCAGTGAGTTAGAATGGAGGCCAGTTAGACCAGCTCCTCACTGAAAGGCAACAGCGTCCTCCAGCTCACCCTAAGAGGGGTACCTGGCTCTGTCCCCCGGAGTGCTATTAGGTTTCGGGGAGAAAAGTCAGTATCCTCTGAAGAGCCTGCAAAGTGTCTTGGAGGACACTTTGTTCCTCTTCTGCTCTGCATCTCATCTTGTTGTCCCTGATCTGTCTGTCACTGTCCTGTGTTGCGTTGGGTCCTATGTTCCCCTCCCCTGCGCTCCCTAGCCCAGCTTCCTTTTCCttgtctcttctgttcttcttgcTTCTTTTGTTCCCTGTTGTCTGCTGGGGAGGGGCCTAGCAGAGGACTTTGGGTGTCACTTTGCACAGGGAGTGGTGTTGAGGGCCTGCCCAGAATCCCCAATCCTTACGGGAGGAGGTTCTGGGGTTATCCCAGGAGGTATGCACCCTGTCTCCTCTTGGGGTCCCAGCCACCCTACCCAGGGCTTAGGCCTAAAAGCTGTTTCACATTGTGGACCCTTAACTGAACTTGGCTAAGTGTGAGTACTAAGGGCTCCCAGTGACACCGAAGACAGTGTCTCCATCATTTGGCTCCAAAAGCATCAATTGCATGTCCTGTGGGTGGGGACTCTGCTCTTGAACTAGGGTCACCATGGTCAGGCTTCCCTGGGAGGAACTGGCCCACCTTCCCTGAGATAAGGCGTCTTCTGGGGCCCATTTGGTAGGCTGACAGGCTGTCTGTGTCCTGTCTCTTTGTCCTTGCAGATGGAGATCTCACAGATACCATCAGTGGCCCTCGTTCCACTGCCTCAGACCTGACCAGTAGCAAGACATCCACCAAGAGCCCCACCCAGCGCCATAACCCCTTCAATGAGGAGCAGCCCGAGGCTGTGTCATCATCTGACACCACCCCTGTGCACACTACCTctcaggagaaggaaaaggcacaGGCCCCAGACCAGTCAGATGGCTGTACGGAGCTTGAAGTCATCAGGTTAGGAGGGAGGGGACCGGGAGAAGGCGGGTGAGCACCTAGCACCCAATGTCCCCCTCTGGGCTCAATGTGTAGTCCAGGGCAGACAGGGCTTCCCCAAGAGAAGGGGACATCACTGAGGCTTAGGAAGCAGCCCCTTCACACCTTGTGCAGTTCTTTGGACCACAGGTTTCAGAAGATCTGCCCCATGTAGGCTGCTGTAACCAAGTGCAAAGACAGATGGCAGAAGCAACAGAAGAgcagagttttcctttttttcttttggtctgaGACAGCTGTCTGTGTGTAgttctggccatcctggaacttaaCTATGTAGACTGGCTTCATTctcagatcctctggcctctgcctcgagtgctggaattaaaggcatgtgtcaccacgcCTGGCCAGGCCTCTTTTGTTTAAGATGGTTTCTCTATgaagctctggttgtcctggaacttcctgtatagaccaggctccagcctctgcctcctgagtgctgggattagaggcctgtgCCATCTTACCGGGCCACATCAAGTCTTTACTCTGGTGGTTGAGGTGAGGGTGCCACACCCACAGTTTCTGAGCGGAACCTTTCCATGTTTGCATGTGTCCATCTTGTATGTGTCTCCATGTCAGAACAGAGAAACCTCTCGGGCTGTTTTCATAAGGGCCATGATCCCATTCAGAGGGCTCTGCTGCCGTGACTGTAGCACCTCTCAGAAGCACCCGCTTGACACCATTACCTGTGGATTAGGGTTCCCATGCATGAGTTGAGGTGGACACAGCATCCATCTTGGACTAAGGTCCAAGCCCTGGAGGGACTGGCCTGGGCAGCAGCCATAGCTGGCTGACTTCTGGGCACTTTGTTTAGCCCACCCAGGGCCAGAAACCACCTTCGGGTCAGACCTCTTCCCAGGagtatttgtatgtttgttttgtaagAAAAGGCCTCACTATAGATGTATGAAGCCCAGATTGGACTCACCCTTGCCAGCAGCCTCCTGCTCCAGGCTCCCAGTGCTGGGTAGTCAGCATACATTCTGAGATCCCTCTAGTTTTGGTTCTGGTAGAGCCTGCTTCATGGTTCATGTCTTTGACACATGGACAGAGGGATGCAAAGGAGGAGTCTCTTGGCCAGAGCCATCTCAGCTCTCTGACCTCCCTTGGGCCTGCTCTGAAAACTCTCCACACCAAATGAGGAGAGAAGCCCCATTTCCCACCATACCTGCTggcctgaggcaggagcattgcttCCTAGGGTCTGgacttggaacacacacacactctgtctctgtctctgtctctcattcacttactctcatgtacacacacacacacacacacacacacacacacacctacacctacacctgCTCACACAGACCCTCCTTCAGGTTGGTTAAAGTACATGGGAGCTTGAGAGAGACACTCAGCCCTGAAGTGTCTTAGCTGGGCCCATCCCAGCCATCTTAGAACCAAAGGGTAGGGCCAACGTGATAGACGCAGAAACTCTGAGGTGTTTGTGAGCAAATCATTTATTCCCAATGATACCTAGGGGAAAGGGTCTGTTGTTCACATCCTAAGTGGAGTAGAGAGTTGTTGGTTTAACTAAACGTGGTCTAAGTTTGCTTCCTGGACAGACGTAGCTAGCTCAGttgggtttgttttgctttgttaggttttctgagacaaagtcacACTATCacactatatagccctggttggcctggaaatagatatgcagaccaggctagccttaaatgacccccacctctgccttcgagtgctgggattataaatttgtgctaccaggcctggcttagctcagactttttttttttttctcctctttttgtttctgagatgggTCTGGCTATGTAGCCTTGCTGGCCTGtgctcacaatcctcctgcctctacctcccaagtgctgggatcataagtGTGTACTAGCAGGCCTGGCTGCTACCTCAGTTCTGTCAGCTAGGATTTGTAGGCCTGTTCGGGAGCTATTTATGCCTCTCTTGGTTGTCCCTCCTACCCATCTCTGCCAGCACCAGAACGCCTTAGGTCTGTCACCTTGTACTGCCCAGGACTACATACACTCTGGACTGTCTCTCTGACCTAGCCTGTACCCCGGGGTTACTAAAGCATTAACCCCTCCCCTGTCACTGCCATCACAGGGTcaccaagaagaagaaaattggTAAGAAGAAAAAGACCAAATTGGAGGAGGAAGCAAGCCCACTACAGCCCACCTCCAACTACCAGAAATGTTCTAGGCAGAGGGATGGTGACAGACTTGTGGGCACCCCAAGCCTGGGACGGGACTTGCCAGATCCTGCACTTGCCTCCCCGCAGGAGCAAGGGGGAGGTCCCAGCAGTGAACAGTCTGAGCTCAGCCAGATGGGCTTGCTGATCCCGGAGATGAAGGACACTTCCATGGAGTGCCTGGGACAGCCCCTGAGCAAAGTCATTGACAAGCTCCACGGACAGCTGGACCCAAGCACGTGGTGTTCCCATCCTGATCCTCCGGATCAGTCCTTTCGGACCGGCTCTCCCGGGGAGGCCCCGGAAAAACCACCATTTGGCGACTTTAGTGAGGGGCTTCCAGCCCCAATGGACTTCTACCGCTTTACGGTCGAGAGTCCAAGTACTGTTGCACCAGGTGGCGGCCACCATGACCCTGCAGGGCCTAGCCAACCGCTGCATGTTCCTGGTAGCCCTGCGACTGCTATccaagaagaagagggaggaagaggagagagaccgGCATCTCAGCCCCTAGAGGACATGCAGGGGGAGACTCAGGAACCAGAGCCACAGGAACGGGACACCCAGTTATCACTGGTCAGCCAGGAGCCTGTGCCTGAACCTGTGTCCCAGCCTGAACTTGGAACCCAGGAGGCTCTTTGCAAGCTCAAGCGAGACCAGCCCAGTCCATGCCTGAGCAGCGCTGAGGACTCCGGGGTGGACGAGGGCCAGGGCAGCCCTTCAGAGCTGGCACATCCCTCAGAGTTCAGGTGAGGGCTGTCTACACCTGGTGCAGGATCTGCCAGTCCAGCAGCCTGCTGGTGGGAGATGGAAAGGCGAGTGACCTCCTGCCTGACCCCTGCTCCTCCTGCCCCTTGTCCCTGTCACAGAGTGGACAACAATCACTTACTCCTGCTGATGATCCATGTCTTTAGAGAAAACGAAGAGCAGTTGTTCAAAGTAAGTCCCCGGACTGGGGAGCCATCGAGCAACACAGCAAAGGCGTGTTGGGTCACCCAGACTGTTGACCCGTTGACTGCGCATGCGGTCCCGCAGGGCAGGCGCGCAGGCTGACTCCCGTTTGCTTGGGCTCTTAGATGATCCGGATGAGCACAGGGCACATGGAGGGCAACCTGCAGCTGCTATACGTGCTCCTCACAGACTGCTACGTCTACCTACTTCGGAAAGGTGCCTGCCCTGCCGCCCCAggccctccccagccccccacccccactgtagGCGTGTACTAATGACAAGGTGTCCCATGGGAGGTATTGCCAGCTGGGCTGagcccccctcccacccccgtCTGTCATTGAGCTATACTGACACTTCACATTACAGGGTAAGGGGGGGTCTCCTCTGCCACGGGGCTGGGTCTTAGGAAATGGGGCTGGGGGACAGGAAAAGGCCAGCCAGGGTAATAGGTATTGTGGTCTCCTCTCTCAGGGGCCACAGAGAAGCCATACCTGGTGGAAGAGGCTGTTTCTTACAATGAACTTGACTATGTGTCGGTGAGTGCAGGCTCTGCAGTTGGTGTACCTGCCTGGGTGTGCGGCTTCTCAGGCCACCCACACTTAGAGTTGCAGAACAAGGTCCCTCCTGGGTATGGGTGCCAACATCCACAGAGGCCTCTGTACACATGCTGAGACACAAGAGTCAAGTGCGAAGATGCCTCTTCCTGCACCAGATCCTTGACCATCTTCCCGAATTCATGCCAGGCCCCAGATCTTGGTCAGGGGCCTTCCTAGTCGTGACCCCAGACGTATGGTTTCTCCCTTCCCAATCCGAGCCAACCCTCACTGTGACCGCACTGCCCCTTATGCTGGGCAGTGGCCAAGCCCTGTGTGGTTTCTGGCAGGTTGGCCTGGACCAACAGACGGTGAAGCTAGTGTGTGCTGATCGCAGGAAGCAGTTTTTGCTGGACACAGCTGATGTGGCCCTGGCTGAGTGAGtgtcacccccccacacacccctcaACAAGACAGGAGAAGCAACATCTGCCTTGGGCATGGCCCTGGCCAGGGGTAGAAGCAGACAGTCATCTGTTCCCCCAAGAGCCTGTGCTCTGCTCAGAGAGGCAGGGAAGTGGACAGTCACTGACTAACTCACCTCAGCCCCTCAGGACCTGTGGAGAGGAAAGGGGCTGGTGTGAGGTCCAATGAGAGGGGAGACACCAGAGCCAGACTGCTGCCTTGAACTATGGACATGAGACTTACACAGGATGAGGTCCTATCTGCACTGATTAGAATGGTCAAGTCCTACTGGCCAGCACTTTGTCTAGTGTCCCTTTACGTTCAGAATTCCAGGCCCCTTGGACACTAGGAATGGTCAGGCCTTTTCTGGGTACCATCCAGGGATGCAGGGCTCTGACCTCATCGTCTTCCACTGCCGCCCCGATTCTAGCATCCTCAGCCCCTGGTTTCTGTTAGCTCTGAGCCAGGAGTTCTCAGGACAGAGCCCTGTCCCCCCAGACCTGTCCCCAGGCCTCTGACAGCAAACCGCACTCCTCGCACAGGCTCTTCTTGGCGTCTCTGAAGTCAGCTATGATCAAAGGCTGCCGGGAACCACCCTACCCTAGCATCTTGACTGATGCCACCATGGAGAAGTTGGCACTAGCCAAATTTGTCGCCCAGGAATCCAAATGTGAGGTCAGTGTCTGGGGAGGGAACTCCAGTGGCACACCAACATTAGCTTGCCTTGGATTAAGTCTAATGATACAAATGGTGCCTTTAGCATTTCTCAGTCACCTTGTGGGAAGGGCTTTGCTCCTGGGCGTACCCTCTTGCCGACTTGGCTATGTCCTGAGGTTACCTTGTTATCACTGTTCCTAGGGCTGGGCCATGGGTAAGCTGAGGCTCTGCCAAGCTGAGGCTCTGCCTTATTTGCTTTGTCTATTGCCTGAACCTGCAGGCATCCACAGTGAGTGTGCATTTCTATGGGCTTGTGCACTGGGAAGACCCCATGGACAAGACCCTGGGCCCTGTGTCCTGCAACTGCTCACCCCCTGAGGGCACCATCACCAAAGAAGGCATGCTGCACTACAAGGCTGGCACCTCGTATCTGGGCAAGGAACACTGGAAGCCCTGCTTCGTGGTGCTCAGGTGGGAACCCAGCAGTGGTGGGCCCAGGGGATGGCTCAGGCCCCTAGCAGGAGAGGCCCAAGGGCAGATGCCTCCCTTCTCCACAGTGCTGTGGGGTCAGCTTTTCTGTGCCCCCAGTTTTCGGGGCACAGGATT
This DNA window, taken from Cricetulus griseus strain 17A/GY chromosome 2, alternate assembly CriGri-PICRH-1.0, whole genome shotgun sequence, encodes the following:
- the Plekhm2 gene encoding pleckstrin homology domain-containing family M member 2 isoform X3: MEPREVKDRILENISLSVKKLQSYFAACEDETPAIRNHDKVLQRLCEHLDHALLYGLQDLSSGYWVLVVHFTRREAIKHIEVLQHVATNLGRSRAWLYLALNENSLESYLRLFQENLGLLQKYYVRNALVCSHDHLTLFLTLVSGLEFIRFDLDLDAPYLDLAPYMPDYYKPQYLLDFEDRLPSSVHGSDSLSLNSFNSVTSTNLEWDDSAIAPSSEDYDFGDVFPAVPSVPSTDWEDGDLTDTISGPRSTASDLTSSKTSTKSPTQRHNPFNEEQPEAVSSSDTTPVHTTSQEKEKAQAPDQSDGCTELEVIRVTKKKKIGKKKKTKLEEEASPLQPTSNYQKCSRQRDGDRLVGTPSLGRDLPDPALASPQEQGGGPSSEQSELSQMGLLIPEMKDTSMECLGQPLSKVIDKLHGQLDPSTWCSHPDPPDQSFRTGSPGEAPEKPPFGDFSEGLPAPMDFYRFTVESPSTVAPGGGHHDPAGPSQPLHVPGSPATAIQEEEGGRGERPASQPLEDMQGETQEPEPQERDTQLSLVSQEPVPEPVSQPELGTQEALCKLKRDQPSPCLSSAEDSGVDEGQGSPSELAHPSEFRVDNNHLLLLMIHVFRENEEQLFKMIRMSTGHMEGNLQLLYVLLTDCYVYLLRKGATEKPYLVEEAVSYNELDYVSVGLDQQTVKLVCADRRKQFLLDTADVALAELFLASLKSAMIKGCREPPYPSILTDATMEKLALAKFVAQESKCEASTVSVHFYGLVHWEDPMDKTLGPVSCNCSPPEGTITKEGMLHYKAGTSYLGKEHWKPCFVVLSNGILYQYPDRTDVIPLLSVNMGGEQCGGCRRSNTTDRPHAFQVILADRPCLELSANSEAEMAEWMQHLCQAVSKGVIPQGVAPSPCIPCCLVITGDRLFTCHEDCQTSFFRSLGMARLADISAISTELGKEYCVLEFSQDSPQLLQPWVIYLSCTSELDRFLTALSSGWKAIYQVDLPHKAIHEASIKQKFEDALSLIHSAWQRSDSLCRGRASRDPWC